GCTTCACCGTCGGCTTCTGCTGGGCGTTCGTGTTCAACGCGCTGATCGGCGCGCGCCTCGGGCTGTTCCATTACGGGTATGTGATCCCCGGCCTCGCGGTGGCCGAAGGCACCAAGCACCAGTACCCGATCTACGACTCGATCGCCATGGGCGTGCAGATGATGACGTTCACCTACCTCCTCGGCCGAACCGACGCCCAGGGTCGCAACGTGCTGGATATGTTGGCGGACAGGCTGTCCAAGACCAAGTTGCAGTCGGCCCTGGTCTCCGTGGTGGCGGTGATCGTCGTCGGGCACGCCGTCTACCTCTCGGTGTTCGCGCCGCACCTGGTGACCAAGCTCAACGGCTGGGTGACCTCCGGGCCCACCGAACAACTGTTCCCCGGTGTCCCGAACCAGCCGCAGTGACAGTCAACCCGATGACTGACTTGTATTACGACCCATTCGATTTCGACATCGACGACAACCCGTACCCGGTGTGGAAGCGGATGCGGGCCGAGGCGCCGCTGTACTACAACGACAAGTACAACTTCTACGCCCTGAGCCGTTACGACGATGTCGCCCACGCCCTGCCGGACTGGCAGACCTACCGCTCCGGCCGGGGTACCACCGCCGACATCCTGTTCAGCGGCATCGAGGTGCCCCCGGGCATCCTGCTGTTCGAAGACCCGCCGCTGCATGACCTCCATCGACGCCTGCTGTCGCGGGTCTTCACGCCGCGCCGGATACTCGCGGTCGAGGACCTGGTCCGCGGATTCTGTGCGCGCGCATTGGATCCGCTGCGGGAGGCCGACGGGTTCGACTTCGTCGTCGACCTCGGTGCCATCATGCCAATGCGCACCATCGGCTACCTCCTCGGCATCCCCGAGGACGGCCAAGAACAGATCCGGGCCCGGACCGACAAGAACATCGCCGTCGGCGAAGAGGTCGCCGACGTCAGCGCGACGGTCTTTGCGGACTCGCTCGCGCTGTTCGCCGAGTACATCGAGTGGCGGTCCACCCACCCGTCCGACGATCTGATGACCGAGTTGCTCAACGCCGAGGTCGAGGAGCCCGACGGCACCCAACGCCGGCTGGAACGCACCGAGGTGCTCGCCTACACGGCGATGATCGCCGGGGCCGGCGGCGAGACCACGGCCC
This DNA window, taken from Mycolicibacterium sp. MU0050, encodes the following:
- a CDS encoding spirocyclase AveC family protein; translated protein: MNVSVDFLITAGVTFAYVGGLSFLLIGIYLSYRRGRLHPLLLLSISAISFSWIEAPYDWAVYAQFPPALPRMPSWWPLDMTWGGLPSAVPVGYIAYFVLPAVLGAALGRWVAGRFQWRRPQTLLAVGFTVGFCWAFVFNALIGARLGLFHYGYVIPGLAVAEGTKHQYPIYDSIAMGVQMMTFTYLLGRTDAQGRNVLDMLADRLSKTKLQSALVSVVAVIVVGHAVYLSVFAPHLVTKLNGWVTSGPTEQLFPGVPNQPQ
- a CDS encoding cytochrome P450 translates to MTDLYYDPFDFDIDDNPYPVWKRMRAEAPLYYNDKYNFYALSRYDDVAHALPDWQTYRSGRGTTADILFSGIEVPPGILLFEDPPLHDLHRRLLSRVFTPRRILAVEDLVRGFCARALDPLREADGFDFVVDLGAIMPMRTIGYLLGIPEDGQEQIRARTDKNIAVGEEVADVSATVFADSLALFAEYIEWRSTHPSDDLMTELLNAEVEEPDGTQRRLERTEVLAYTAMIAGAGGETTARLIGFMGEQLGRHPDQRHELVADPTLIPGAVEETLRYDPPSPVQARYVAQDVELYGQVVSEGSYMLLLNGSANRDESRFTDPDRYDIHRKGGHLSFGQGIHFCLGAALARLEARVAFEEVLKRWPDWSVDYDNARMAHTSSVRGWAQLPVRTR